In one Deinococcus sedimenti genomic region, the following are encoded:
- a CDS encoding SDR family NAD(P)-dependent oxidoreductase produces the protein MIRAALTPRSGRTPQGAVAVVTGAAGAIGTEIALALDAAGAHLALVDLHRDGLEAVQARLSRPAQLIAADLTRAADITRIREEVIHWHGACHLLINNAGVVIVEPFEDSRTDTIETELNVNLLAPALLSREFFPWLRLGRDQGGAWQQGQIVTVVSMAGIIPIAESAVYTASKFGLRGLMLALAQRFAGQGVLVSSILPGGVDTGMLRHEATHGGSPLNFLSEPQTARQVAQAVLASIHRPRLERYVPYGDGLSGRLAMLWPGLLPRLTPLMNVLGERGRQRYLKTRGLTEVIPHDSAQTP, from the coding sequence CCGCCGGGGCCATCGGCACCGAGATCGCCCTGGCCCTCGACGCCGCCGGGGCGCACTTGGCGCTGGTGGACCTGCACCGCGACGGCTTGGAGGCCGTGCAGGCCCGCCTGAGCCGCCCCGCGCAGCTCATCGCCGCCGACCTGACCCGCGCGGCGGACATCACCCGCATCCGCGAGGAGGTCATCCACTGGCACGGCGCGTGCCACCTGCTGATCAACAACGCGGGCGTCGTGATCGTCGAACCCTTCGAGGACAGCCGGACCGACACCATCGAGACGGAACTGAACGTGAACCTCCTCGCCCCCGCGCTCCTCAGCCGTGAATTCTTCCCGTGGCTGCGCCTGGGCCGCGACCAGGGCGGCGCGTGGCAGCAGGGGCAGATCGTGACCGTCGTGTCCATGGCGGGCATCATCCCCATCGCCGAGAGCGCCGTGTACACCGCCTCGAAATTCGGGCTGCGCGGCCTGATGCTGGCCCTCGCGCAGCGCTTCGCCGGGCAGGGCGTGCTCGTGAGCAGCATCCTGCCGGGCGGGGTGGACACCGGCATGCTGCGCCACGAGGCCACGCACGGCGGCAGCCCACTGAACTTCCTGAGCGAACCCCAGACCGCCCGGCAGGTCGCGCAGGCCGTCCTGGCCAGCATCCACCGCCCACGCCTGGAACGCTACGTGCCGTACGGCGACGGACTGTCCGGCCGACTGGCGATGCTGTGGCCCGGCCTGCTGCCCCGCCTGACCCCCCTGATGAACGTCCTCGGGGAACGCGGCCGCCAGCGGTACCTGAAAACGCGCGGCCTGACCGAGGTGATCCCGCACGATTCCGCCCAGACCCCCTGA